One Ktedonobacteraceae bacterium genomic region harbors:
- a CDS encoding GrpB family protein, translated as MEQTPGGNHWKDHYASERERLIAALGTIPDGGIIEQIEHVGATSIPGLFRQPCVDIALAVWPFPLEASAREALASLGYELDPGFASAPEQRFRHASGMFRLYLIEPGSPLWTDYILVSEYLRHDEAARQTLSARKQAWVGDIESGDYHETKRHWFDQMLDDAHQLWIEREGFSPLQRVADEMRDYPHSWYICGGWALDLFLGQVTRVHQDVDVVISRADQLALQQYLLERGWKLVTPFEERLHPWPVHMRLELPRHQVHAHRNGAFMDFLLTNLDGEVWRFRREPFIIRHMSRAALRSDGGIPFLAPELVLLFKSKNTTGKDRGKDQSDFAKICTLLEPERRAWLRWALIATNPSHAWIEQL; from the coding sequence ATGGAACAAACACCGGGCGGCAATCACTGGAAAGATCACTATGCCAGCGAGCGCGAACGACTGATCGCGGCGCTCGGCACAATCCCTGATGGCGGAATCATCGAGCAAATCGAACACGTTGGAGCAACCAGCATACCTGGCCTCTTCAGACAACCATGCGTAGACATTGCCCTTGCCGTGTGGCCGTTCCCTCTCGAAGCATCCGCGCGGGAAGCCCTGGCATCTCTGGGCTACGAACTCGATCCCGGCTTCGCAAGCGCTCCCGAACAGCGCTTCCGGCACGCGAGCGGGATGTTTCGTCTTTACCTGATCGAGCCTGGAAGCCCGTTATGGACGGATTATATTCTTGTGAGCGAGTACCTGCGTCATGATGAGGCGGCTCGGCAAACTCTGTCGGCTCGCAAGCAGGCATGGGTTGGTGACATCGAGTCAGGCGACTACCACGAGACAAAGAGACATTGGTTCGATCAGATGCTCGATGATGCACACCAGTTATGGATCGAGCGCGAGGGCTTCTCGCCCCTGCAGCGCGTGGCCGATGAGATGCGCGATTATCCTCATTCCTGGTACATCTGTGGCGGCTGGGCGCTCGACCTGTTCCTTGGGCAAGTGACGCGCGTCCACCAGGATGTCGACGTGGTCATATCTCGCGCGGACCAGCTTGCCCTGCAACAATATTTGCTGGAGCGCGGCTGGAAGCTGGTGACGCCATTTGAAGAGCGGCTGCATCCCTGGCCGGTGCATATGCGCCTGGAGCTGCCGCGCCACCAGGTACATGCCCACCGCAATGGAGCATTCATGGACTTCCTGCTGACCAACCTGGACGGGGAAGTCTGGCGCTTTCGCCGGGAACCGTTCATCATACGGCACATGAGCCGGGCCGCACTCCGATCTGACGGCGGAATCCCCTTTCTCGCCCCCGAACTGGTGCTGTTATTTAAAAGCAAGAACACCACCGGAAAAGACCGCGGCAAAGACCAGTCCGATTTCGCAAAGATCTGCACGCTGCTGGAACCCGAACGCCGTGCCTGGCTGCGCTGGGCCTTGATCGCCACCAATCCATCACACGCATGGATTGAACAGCTGTGA
- a CDS encoding VOC family protein codes for MSGNHSNRPAFLSVSPRFVVNNLEQALAFYEQLGFQTTYRDEGFVIVERDAVALHLNYSSDVPKSHSVCWISVTRIDELYQQYLPTNAVCSMLEAKPWGLKEFFIRDPYGNLILFAERIPEVDAHSD; via the coding sequence ATGTCAGGTAACCACAGTAACCGGCCAGCCTTTCTCTCGGTTTCCCCTCGTTTTGTCGTCAATAATCTGGAGCAGGCGCTGGCCTTCTACGAACAACTGGGATTTCAGACTACCTATCGCGACGAAGGCTTTGTCATTGTCGAACGGGACGCAGTTGCTCTGCACCTGAATTACTCCTCAGATGTTCCCAAAAGCCATTCGGTGTGTTGGATTAGCGTTACCCGCATCGATGAGTTGTACCAGCAATACCTGCCAACAAACGCCGTTTGTTCTATGCTAGAGGCTAAACCATGGGGTCTCAAAGAGTTTTTCATCAGAGACCCCTATGGCAATCTCATCCTCTTTGCCGAACGCATCCCCGAAGTGGATGCTCATTCCGATTGA